The Sphingomonas sp. So64.6b genome includes a region encoding these proteins:
- a CDS encoding sigma-70 family RNA polymerase sigma factor — protein sequence MRGATNSDTSNAADQGFDAYRAALRAFVARRVVNPTEAEDLVQEACTRLIARARTQTLDEPQAYLFRIAANLIADRHRRTISTAPLLDEHDLPVRPAQEDGRRVADLQAALEAALDELGSRCRAVFVMRRFDERSTGEIARELGISSRMVQKHLTHAATHLYARLGHLMERGQ from the coding sequence GTGCGCGGGGCGACGAACAGCGACACGAGCAATGCGGCGGATCAGGGCTTCGACGCCTATCGCGCAGCGCTTCGCGCCTTTGTCGCACGACGCGTCGTCAACCCCACCGAAGCCGAAGATCTGGTGCAGGAGGCATGCACGCGGCTGATCGCCCGAGCGCGAACACAGACGCTCGATGAACCGCAGGCCTATCTCTTCCGCATCGCCGCCAATCTGATCGCAGATCGCCATCGGCGCACGATCAGCACCGCGCCGCTGCTCGACGAACACGACCTGCCCGTCCGCCCCGCGCAAGAAGATGGACGGCGTGTCGCCGATCTGCAGGCTGCACTCGAAGCTGCGCTCGATGAGCTTGGATCGCGCTGTCGCGCGGTATTCGTGATGCGCCGGTTCGATGAACGCAGCACTGGCGAGATCGCGCGCGAACTCGGCATCAGTTCGCGCATGGTGCAGAAGCACCTGACCCATGCCGCCACGCATCTCTATGCCCGGCTCGGCCATCTGATGGAACGTGGTCAATGA
- the ggt gene encoding gamma-glutamyltransferase — protein MHRLLRCAAACAALLSLVGTPVAVSAQEDPPTVRATSGGDIVAYDQIHKPVIGRGGMVVSQNAVAAKVGADILRKGGNAVDAAVAVGFALAVVLPRAGNVGGGGYMLVHMPAKGGKPAADLAIDYYGQASRNTTPDLLLDVKGKFDPAKGYSMKGVAIPGTVAGLWEAHQRFGSLPWGTLIAPAIAMATKGVKLSDDEAQANADQKKAMADDPAALAVYFKPDGSAYAPGETWRQPDLADTLKTIAAKGRDGFYAGPLAEKITAGIKAGGGVIDARDLADYRPIVSAPIWSSYRGRRIAYMPPTASGVSVAEAMNILETFPVREGKWGSTANLHLLAETLKIVSSDRRLVGGGPDWRTPASGLASKGYAAERAKLIRTDRSLGRHDVPDGNPYPFESKDTTHFSIVDGQGGAVSNTYTLSASYGAHVVAPGTGILLNNSLGNLAWGRGTDGERQATLPVAGKRVGSTITPIIVFQNDKPWLVTGTPGGGYIIATMVQMLSNVMDFDLNVAEAAERPRINQGGGDAPLELEQGFSPDLIGLLEAKGHKVRMSNTMGSVQSVMVDGDRFLGAADTRRPDAMAVGVR, from the coding sequence ATGCATCGCCTCCTGCGCTGCGCCGCGGCATGTGCCGCCCTGCTTTCACTGGTCGGTACGCCAGTCGCGGTGTCGGCACAGGAAGATCCGCCGACGGTGCGTGCCACCAGCGGCGGCGACATCGTTGCCTATGACCAGATCCACAAACCGGTGATCGGCCGGGGCGGCATGGTCGTGAGCCAGAATGCGGTCGCTGCCAAAGTCGGTGCCGATATCCTGCGCAAGGGCGGCAATGCGGTCGACGCGGCGGTTGCGGTTGGTTTCGCGCTTGCGGTGGTGCTGCCCCGCGCGGGCAATGTCGGCGGCGGCGGTTATATGCTGGTGCACATGCCGGCCAAAGGCGGCAAGCCGGCGGCCGACCTGGCGATCGACTATTACGGCCAGGCTTCGCGCAACACGACGCCGGACCTGTTGCTCGACGTCAAAGGCAAGTTCGACCCGGCCAAGGGTTATTCGATGAAGGGTGTCGCCATTCCCGGCACCGTCGCCGGTTTATGGGAGGCGCATCAGCGTTTCGGCAGCTTGCCGTGGGGCACACTGATCGCACCGGCGATCGCCATGGCGACCAAAGGCGTCAAGCTGAGCGATGACGAGGCGCAAGCCAATGCCGACCAGAAAAAGGCGATGGCCGATGATCCAGCAGCGCTGGCGGTCTATTTCAAGCCCGACGGCAGCGCCTATGCGCCGGGCGAGACCTGGCGCCAGCCGGACCTGGCGGACACGCTCAAGACGATCGCCGCCAAGGGGCGCGACGGATTTTATGCCGGGCCGCTCGCGGAGAAGATCACCGCCGGGATCAAAGCCGGGGGCGGGGTGATCGACGCGCGCGACCTCGCCGACTATCGCCCGATCGTCTCGGCGCCGATCTGGTCGAGCTATCGTGGCCGCAGGATCGCCTATATGCCGCCGACCGCCTCCGGGGTGAGCGTTGCCGAGGCGATGAACATCCTCGAAACTTTTCCGGTGCGGGAGGGCAAATGGGGTAGCACTGCCAATCTTCACCTGCTCGCCGAAACGCTGAAGATCGTGTCGTCCGACCGCCGCCTGGTTGGTGGCGGGCCCGATTGGCGGACTCCGGCGTCGGGGCTGGCGAGCAAGGGTTATGCAGCCGAGCGTGCGAAGTTGATCCGTACCGATCGCTCGCTTGGCCGGCACGATGTGCCCGACGGCAATCCCTATCCGTTCGAGAGCAAGGACACGACGCACTTCTCGATCGTCGATGGGCAGGGCGGGGCGGTCAGCAACACCTATACGCTGTCGGCTTCCTATGGTGCGCATGTCGTTGCGCCGGGCACCGGCATCCTGCTCAACAACTCGCTCGGCAATCTCGCATGGGGTCGCGGCACCGATGGTGAGCGCCAGGCAACGCTGCCGGTAGCGGGCAAGCGCGTCGGTTCGACGATCACGCCGATCATCGTCTTCCAGAACGACAAGCCATGGCTGGTCACCGGCACGCCGGGCGGCGGCTATATCATCGCGACGATGGTGCAGATGCTGTCCAATGTGATGGACTTCGATCTCAACGTGGCCGAGGCGGCGGAGCGCCCCCGCATCAACCAGGGTGGTGGCGACGCGCCGCTGGAACTCGAACAGGGCTTTTCGCCCGACCTCATCGGATTGCTCGAAGCG
- a CDS encoding TonB-dependent receptor: MNTRHLLFATTAIIMAMPAAAQAAADVRHAIDLPAGPLDTALFQVARQTGVQLVFTDPEIAGIRIARVSGTYTTRQLLDTLLAKTGYTYRFTGARSVRVIPLAKGGKVRPAALTQTAPQSNDGRAEGEAASTIQAENAVDGNDQQEQGDIVVVGTQIKGSKVTEALPVTVVGEQEIRATGAVSGDELFRSIPQMGDVSFNSSYLPNSSNSARGDVGSVNLRNLGVGNTLTLLNGRRVVAHPTSRADDNLVPVQTYNTNAIPVFGFERLEILRDGAAAIYGSDAVAGVVNTVLKTDYSGVQIEGQTGWAEGTNLAESNLNLLAGKNLGDRGNITLFASYNRRTSLDASDQDYTASANVTPLFAGTRFASATSLDGRSTITPWGSFQTLGGIVVRQGATNLTNASGQFHIQPLGNAGCATNAATGLPGGICIDDGVNSAAADRNLRFDAPHAFNTSVMPSLKRANFFLTGHYALTDGLEFFGEAGYYTAKTRSIQSSTGTLSSGPLVIPASNYWNPFGPVTLNGQANPNRLPGINAPAAGLPVILSSYNFADVGPNIVDVKNTQYRLLGGLRWNFLGFQWESAALYSAAKVRDTSDGISQTLLQRQLALSTPDAYNPFNGGNLLDPSGADTTPNSRAAVDAIRIKTQRVSKSTLAMIDLKGSNAALFKLPAGDVGLAIGGELRRETQRDDRDPRVDGTITFTDAVNGAVNGSDLVGTSPSPDTSGRRTVAAAYIELAVPVISPEMNIPLINKIELQIAGRFEHYDDVGSVAKPKIAGAWDVFRGLRFRGSYAQGFKAPNLEQINATVVTRSNTRTDYIRCEAQLRTGAIANFAACSQGFATTAQRSGNPNLKPETSNTWSAGVVLQPYFLDGAIGRITFTADYWHVSQKGIVGLFGEGNALINDYLLRAQGSSDPNVIRAAPTADDTALFAGTSLAPAGRVLFVKDQYVNLLPQEAAGLDLGLIWRLPDFGIGRFNFTANAAHLRKFFLKPSPNIQTLLDARAAGTINAGTTITGGGDLIRQNGKPRWKVTGTATWSYKHFELGGYTQYTSDVDDTGLIDSVGNAWLIEDQMTFNAYAQVSVGNNREGNYRLRFGVRNLTNEAPPLSSNGYLGSMYNPYGRYWYASVRASF, from the coding sequence ATGAACACACGCCATCTGTTATTCGCCACGACCGCGATCATCATGGCCATGCCTGCCGCTGCCCAAGCGGCAGCGGATGTTCGCCATGCCATCGACCTTCCGGCCGGACCGCTCGACACCGCCTTGTTTCAGGTCGCGCGCCAGACGGGCGTACAACTTGTTTTCACCGATCCGGAGATCGCCGGAATTCGGATTGCGCGCGTGTCCGGCACTTATACGACGCGTCAGTTGCTCGACACGTTGCTGGCGAAAACCGGCTATACCTATCGCTTCACCGGTGCGCGCAGCGTCCGCGTGATCCCGCTTGCCAAGGGCGGAAAGGTCAGGCCGGCGGCGCTCACCCAAACCGCGCCGCAGAGTAACGACGGACGGGCCGAGGGCGAAGCGGCCAGCACCATCCAGGCCGAAAATGCCGTGGACGGCAATGATCAGCAGGAACAGGGCGATATCGTCGTCGTCGGCACCCAGATCAAGGGCAGCAAGGTCACCGAAGCGCTGCCCGTGACGGTGGTCGGCGAGCAGGAGATTCGCGCGACCGGAGCGGTGTCGGGCGACGAGCTGTTCCGTTCGATCCCGCAAATGGGCGATGTCAGCTTCAATTCGAGCTATTTGCCCAACAGCTCCAACTCGGCGCGCGGCGATGTCGGGTCGGTCAATCTGCGTAACCTGGGTGTCGGCAATACGCTGACCTTGCTCAACGGCCGTCGTGTCGTCGCGCATCCGACCAGCCGCGCCGACGACAATCTCGTGCCCGTGCAGACCTATAATACCAACGCGATTCCGGTGTTCGGGTTCGAACGGCTGGAGATATTGCGCGATGGCGCGGCGGCGATCTACGGCTCGGACGCGGTGGCCGGCGTGGTCAACACCGTGCTCAAGACCGATTATTCCGGCGTCCAGATCGAGGGGCAGACCGGCTGGGCCGAGGGCACCAACCTGGCCGAAAGCAACCTCAACCTGCTGGCGGGCAAGAATCTCGGCGATCGAGGCAATATCACGCTGTTCGCGAGCTATAATCGGCGTACCTCGCTCGATGCGTCCGACCAGGACTATACCGCCTCAGCCAATGTCACGCCGCTTTTCGCCGGTACCCGCTTCGCCAGCGCGACCTCGCTCGACGGGCGCAGTACGATCACGCCATGGGGCTCCTTCCAGACATTGGGCGGCATCGTCGTCCGGCAGGGCGCCACCAACCTGACCAACGCTTCGGGGCAGTTTCACATCCAGCCGCTTGGCAATGCCGGCTGCGCCACCAATGCGGCGACCGGCTTGCCCGGGGGCATTTGCATTGACGATGGCGTCAATTCTGCGGCGGCCGACCGCAATCTCCGCTTCGACGCGCCGCACGCCTTCAATACCAGCGTGATGCCGTCCCTGAAGCGCGCGAACTTTTTCCTGACCGGCCATTACGCGCTGACCGACGGCCTCGAATTCTTTGGTGAGGCGGGCTATTATACCGCGAAGACGCGGAGCATTCAGTCATCGACCGGAACGCTGAGTTCGGGCCCTTTGGTGATCCCCGCATCGAACTACTGGAATCCGTTCGGCCCGGTGACCTTAAACGGCCAGGCCAATCCTAACCGACTGCCCGGCATCAACGCGCCCGCCGCCGGCCTGCCGGTCATATTGAGCAGTTATAATTTCGCCGATGTCGGTCCCAACATCGTTGATGTGAAGAACACGCAATACCGCCTGCTTGGCGGGCTGCGCTGGAATTTCCTTGGCTTCCAATGGGAAAGTGCCGCGCTTTATTCCGCGGCGAAGGTTCGCGATACGTCGGACGGCATTAGCCAGACATTGCTGCAACGCCAACTCGCGCTGTCGACGCCCGATGCCTATAATCCGTTCAACGGCGGCAACCTGCTCGACCCGAGTGGCGCCGATACGACGCCGAACAGCCGCGCGGCGGTCGATGCGATCCGGATCAAGACCCAGCGAGTGAGTAAATCGACGCTCGCGATGATCGATCTCAAGGGATCGAACGCCGCTCTGTTCAAGCTGCCCGCCGGCGATGTCGGGCTCGCGATCGGTGGCGAACTTCGCCGTGAGACGCAGCGCGACGATCGCGATCCCCGCGTCGATGGCACGATCACCTTTACCGATGCGGTGAACGGCGCGGTCAACGGGTCCGACCTAGTCGGTACCAGTCCTTCGCCAGATACCAGCGGTCGCCGCACCGTCGCCGCGGCCTATATCGAGCTGGCGGTGCCGGTGATCAGCCCCGAGATGAACATCCCGCTGATCAATAAGATCGAATTGCAGATCGCGGGACGGTTCGAGCATTACGACGATGTCGGCAGCGTCGCGAAACCCAAGATCGCCGGCGCCTGGGACGTGTTCCGCGGCCTGCGCTTCCGGGGTTCCTATGCGCAAGGTTTCAAGGCACCCAATCTCGAACAGATCAACGCGACGGTGGTCACGCGATCGAACACGCGCACCGACTATATCCGCTGCGAGGCGCAACTCCGAACCGGGGCGATTGCGAATTTCGCCGCCTGTTCGCAGGGCTTTGCGACCACGGCGCAGCGTTCGGGCAATCCCAATCTCAAACCCGAAACCTCGAATACCTGGTCGGCGGGTGTCGTGCTGCAGCCCTATTTCCTCGACGGTGCGATCGGCCGGATCACGTTCACGGCCGATTATTGGCACGTCAGCCAGAAGGGCATTGTCGGCCTGTTCGGGGAAGGCAATGCGCTGATCAACGATTATCTGCTGCGCGCGCAGGGCAGTTCGGATCCCAACGTCATCCGCGCCGCACCGACCGCCGACGATACCGCGCTGTTTGCCGGAACAAGCCTGGCGCCGGCCGGTCGCGTGCTGTTCGTCAAGGATCAGTACGTCAACCTGCTTCCGCAAGAGGCGGCAGGCCTCGATCTCGGCCTGATCTGGCGGTTGCCGGATTTCGGCATCGGCCGGTTCAACTTCACCGCCAATGCCGCCCATCTCCGCAAATTCTTCCTCAAGCCCTCGCCCAATATCCAGACCCTGCTCGATGCGCGGGCGGCGGGTACGATCAATGCCGGCACCACGATCACCGGCGGCGGCGACCTGATCCGGCAGAATGGCAAGCCGCGCTGGAAGGTCACCGGTACGGCGACGTGGAGCTACAAGCATTTCGAACTGGGCGGCTATACGCAATATACCAGCGACGTCGATGACACCGGCCTGATCGATTCCGTCGGCAATGCCTGGCTGATCGAGGATCAGATGACGTTCAACGCCTATGCCCAGGTTTCGGTCGGCAATAATCGCGAGGGCAATTACCGCCTCCGCTTCGGAGTCAGGAACCTGACCAACGAAGCGCCGCCCTTGTCGTCGAACGGGTATCTCGGCTCGATGTACAATCCCTATGGCCGTTATTGGTACGCCAGCGTCCGGGCGTCATTCTGA
- a CDS encoding FecR domain-containing protein produces MNDRDLGHRAEAVFDALLTGRGGDLHPADRQEATAFWGWLGDFERPAEAPAVRRVWPARVAALAAVVFATIGVVTWFTHPAAERDFAQHYATSHAERRLIRLADGSTVTLAANSRVEISYTPTERRLRLSGGEALFKVAHNAARPFIVETPHGEVKAVGTAFDVAVAAREAEVTVVEGVIRIALRDSAHNTRASEPIEKLARKGERVAFGMTTRDGGSVGFIRQASDLDADSATAWTRGQLVFRGEPLRDVIAKINLYARDRVVLTDPKAGSMPVFGIIDQGDTAAIRDLIANPHAIAIEPLEAPTATLSKTAEH; encoded by the coding sequence ATGAACGACCGCGACCTGGGGCACCGCGCCGAGGCGGTCTTCGATGCGCTGCTCACCGGACGCGGCGGCGACCTGCATCCCGCCGACCGGCAAGAGGCCACGGCGTTCTGGGGCTGGCTCGGCGATTTCGAACGCCCGGCAGAGGCACCGGCGGTGCGACGCGTATGGCCGGCGCGCGTCGCAGCCCTGGCGGCCGTAGTGTTCGCCACGATCGGCGTCGTCACCTGGTTTACCCATCCCGCAGCGGAGCGCGATTTCGCTCAACATTATGCGACCAGCCATGCCGAGCGGCGGCTGATCCGGCTGGCCGACGGTTCGACGGTCACGCTCGCCGCCAACAGCCGGGTCGAGATCAGCTATACGCCCACCGAGCGCCGGCTCCGGCTGAGCGGCGGCGAGGCACTGTTCAAGGTCGCGCACAACGCCGCGCGGCCGTTCATCGTCGAGACCCCGCATGGCGAGGTGAAGGCGGTTGGCACGGCGTTCGACGTCGCGGTGGCAGCGCGCGAGGCCGAGGTCACCGTGGTCGAGGGTGTGATCCGCATCGCATTGCGCGATAGTGCGCACAATACGCGCGCGAGCGAACCGATCGAGAAACTCGCACGCAAAGGCGAACGCGTGGCCTTCGGGATGACCACGCGCGACGGCGGCAGCGTGGGTTTTATCCGCCAGGCGAGCGACCTCGACGCCGACAGCGCCACCGCCTGGACGCGCGGCCAACTGGTCTTTCGCGGCGAGCCGCTGCGCGACGTCATTGCCAAGATCAATCTCTACGCACGCGACCGGGTGGTGCTGACCGACCCCAAGGCCGGCTCGATGCCGGTCTTTGGCATAATCGACCAGGGCGACACTGCCGCGATCCGCGATCTTATCGCCAATCCGCATGCGATTGCGATCGAGCCGCTGGAGGCGCCAACGGCGACCTTGTCAAAGACGGCGGAACATTAA